ACATCGCCGCGGCGTTCGGTGCCGCACTCGTTGCCTTTGCTGGCCCATCCATCGCTGCCGATATGATGGACAACAACAATTACACATACAACGAACCTGTAGCATCCGGTCCACATGACTGGTCAGGCAACTATGTCGGTGCACAGATTGGCGCTTCTTCGTCGAAAGTTCCTGGCCCATTCACCAACCGCACTGGCCTTCTCGGTGGTGCAGTCGTTGGCAAAAATATGCAGAGCGGCAACATCGTATTCGGCGGTGAGCTGGAAGGCAATTTTGCTGAAGCCGAACATCGCATTGGCAATGGCGGCAGCCTCCAGCAGTCCTGGAATGCGAATGCCAAGGGTAAAGTCGGCTATGCTTTCGACAAAACCCTCGTTTACGGCACTGCTGGTTACGGCGTAACCAAGTTCAAGGCGAAGGATGCAACCACTTCCGGCCCTGGCTGGGAAGGCGGCGCACTGATCGGCGCTGGCGTTGAACAGGCAATTTCGGGCCCACTCTCCGTGAAGGCTGAATATGACTTCCAGCGCTTTGGTGACGTAAAGTCCAAGGTGAACGGTGTGAGTCAGACCAACAATCTCAAGAATCATTCGATCAAGGCTGGCGTGAACTACCGCTTCTAGTTATTCCGAAGCAGATCATTCCGCTTAAGCATTAACACATGCTGTTTTTGCACAAAGGGCTGCACTTACCGTGCAGCCCTTTGTTTTTGCACTGTTTCCAAGACCCAAAATGTTAGGTGGCGCTGCAGAGAGCTTGACTCCTCAAGCGAGCAACATCTTATATATCAAAGGTTCGAATGGGGCGCTCACCATCTGCAATTTTAAAATGATTGCGCGTTGTTCAATTCCCCGTTCGGAACCGGCTTTTAATTGAGCGGCAAGGCACACCCGCCGTTCAGCTAGGAATGAAATATGCAGCGCGTTTTCGACGGACATAATGATGTCCTTCTGCGTCTTTGGGAAACCCAGCGTAAAGGTGGCGACCCAATCAAAGAATTCATCGACGGCACAAAGATCGGCCATATCGATCTGCCGCGCTCCCGCAAAGGCGGCCTCGCTGGCGGCATATGCGCCATCTATGTTCCATCTGGTGAACATATTGAGCTGGGCAAGCCAGATACCAACGGTCATTACGTTACGCCGCTTTCGCCACCGCTGGAACGCGCACCGTCCCTGGACATAGCTCTTGAATTCGCGTCGCTCGCACTTCGTCTTGAAGAAGCCGGTGGCTGGCAGCTATGCCGCAATGGTACAGAGCTTGATGCAGCTATCGAAGGCGACACCTTCGCTGCCGTGCTTCATATGGAAGGCTGCGAAGCAATTGATGCAGATCTTGCAGCGCTGGACGTTTTCTATGCAGCAGGCCTGCGGTCGCTCGGCCCGGTCTGGAGCCGCAATAATATTTTTGCGCATGGCGTGCCATTCGCGTTCCCGATGAGCCCAGATACGGGTCCGGGCCTGACCGAGGCTGGCGAGCGCTTGGTGAAGGCGTGTAATCGCAAA
This genomic stretch from Brucella pseudogrignonensis harbors:
- a CDS encoding dipeptidase, coding for MQRVFDGHNDVLLRLWETQRKGGDPIKEFIDGTKIGHIDLPRSRKGGLAGGICAIYVPSGEHIELGKPDTNGHYVTPLSPPLERAPSLDIALEFASLALRLEEAGGWQLCRNGTELDAAIEGDTFAAVLHMEGCEAIDADLAALDVFYAAGLRSLGPVWSRNNIFAHGVPFAFPMSPDTGPGLTEAGERLVKACNRKGILIDLAHITEKGFWDVAKLSDQPLIVSHSNAHGLTPVARNLTDRQMDAIRESKGLAGLNYATTMLRSDGMENAQTPLSDVVRHIDYMVERMGIDCVALGSDYDGATIPAEIGDAAGTQNLVTALQKAGYSEDELAKLCRNNWVRVLKQAWHEAALPETKQ
- a CDS encoding porin family protein; this encodes MLKRSYIAAAFGAALVAFAGPSIAADMMDNNNYTYNEPVASGPHDWSGNYVGAQIGASSSKVPGPFTNRTGLLGGAVVGKNMQSGNIVFGGELEGNFAEAEHRIGNGGSLQQSWNANAKGKVGYAFDKTLVYGTAGYGVTKFKAKDATTSGPGWEGGALIGAGVEQAISGPLSVKAEYDFQRFGDVKSKVNGVSQTNNLKNHSIKAGVNYRF